From Shewanella acanthi:
CAAAGCCTAACCTACTTGATGAGGAGATAAGCCATTATGGCAGTCATGAAATTTCTATGTGACACCAAGCGCTGCATCGAGTGTAACGGTTGCGTCACTGCATGTAAAAACGAGAACGACTCCGCGCTTGAGTGGGGTATCCAGCGTCGCCGCGTGGTGACGATTAACGATGGTCAACCAGGCGAAGCATCTATTTCAGTGGCTTGTATGCACTGTACCGATGCGCCTTGCATGGCCGTATGTCCGGCAGATTGTTTCTACCGTACCGACGATGGCATTGTGCTGCACAACAAAGATACCTGTATCGGTTGTGGCTACTGCTTCTATGCGTGTCCGTTCGGTGCACCACAATTTCCGAAGAAAACCGCCTTTGGTAGCCGCGGAAAAATGGATAA
This genomic window contains:
- the fdh3B gene encoding formate dehydrogenase FDH3 subunit beta, with translation MAVMKFLCDTKRCIECNGCVTACKNENDSALEWGIQRRRVVTINDGQPGEASISVACMHCTDAPCMAVCPADCFYRTDDGIVLHNKDTCIGCGYCFYACPFGAPQFPKKTAFGSRGKMDKCTFCAGGPEETFSEAEHKKYGANRIAEGKLPMCAELCSTKALLAGDAEVVSNIYRQRMATRGNPNVIWGYNPKTGEIN